The following are from one region of the Mesorhizobium sp. B2-8-5 genome:
- a CDS encoding (2Fe-2S)-binding protein, which produces MPLLWVLRDHLNLVGTKYGCGVAQCGVCTVHVGGKPVRSCQLSVGDVGTRAVVTIEGIGSTPNGAKVQQAWMEAAVPQCGYCQAGQIMSATALLDANPQPDDADIDAAMAGNLCRCGTYIRIRSAIKNAAAKSA; this is translated from the coding sequence ATGCCGCTTCTATGGGTGCTGCGCGACCATCTCAATCTGGTCGGCACCAAATATGGCTGCGGTGTCGCGCAGTGCGGCGTCTGCACGGTGCATGTCGGCGGCAAGCCGGTGCGGTCGTGCCAGCTCTCCGTCGGTGACGTCGGCACCCGCGCCGTCGTCACCATCGAGGGGATCGGCAGTACGCCCAACGGCGCCAAGGTTCAGCAGGCCTGGATGGAAGCCGCGGTGCCGCAATGCGGCTATTGCCAGGCCGGCCAGATCATGTCGGCGACGGCGCTGCTCGATGCAAACCCGCAACCCGACGACGCCGACATCGATGCGGCGATGGCCGGCAATCTGTGCCGCTGCGGGACCTATATCCGCATCCGCAGCGCCATCAAGAACGCCGCCGCCAAATCGGCCTGA